The DNA segment ctcctgatTCCCACtgtgaacactttttgtaaaactcgattcaattaaacgatattttaaaattggtttttttctctcgttttctttctttattaagccctatagttataaagttaatagtttttaagcgaattttaagtaacgaagtgaattttattagcacttttgtaattaagaaaaaaagctaaaaattaatttctattacattgagtcaagacctttgaattaaatttcacaaaagattctctaagaggccactatgagcttcagtacatgctctataccttcttatagatgattgctttattttgcttgcatttctcattttagctgctaaaaatttcagaaacagTGTTTATATTAAACtataggcctcaactgattgcaataggaatttattttataataaatgctGACAATacagagttataccatttcgtaATCTGAATGAAACGGGcttgttttttcttgcattggctctcaggtaaccatattattttttactctgcgctaggttgaactaatgaaaaaaaaaaaacaaaacgaaaaacCGTTCTTTCATAAAGAACTactcatgcgcctcaaaaataatgaattacattagatgaatcatctatccaggaatactatacaaaatacactgcgcaaaaaaattaacgcacattatggaaatctcaaatttattctacaactgaaggtgttctcaatgataattatttttatcagaattatgcatgcatatgttatccactttcaacggttttcttcaatgcagatgttttttcccagctggaataaaaaaagatgatattatcagattttgaatgtattggctccattctaaaatcagttattctcgatcaattctagtgatcaatagtttttctttcgtttgatttcctACAATCGAtagctatgcaacgcgaaacatgcAATTTCACCCAaggggaatgtgcccaagcggtagttttgcgagaagaagggtggacatacacaagaattgcagaaaggtttggagtttcccatacaagtgtgaacagaatgttgcagcgattcagggagacaggtatgaatgtccgaagaccagggcagggtagaccacgggtaacaactgccattcaagaacgttacttgagagtttcttcgttgagacaacggtttgcaaccgctcgcctccttcaaattcagcttgagcaaactcatgaggtgcaaattatcACTCAGACAACAAGAAATCGTCTCAgggaatatgatttaaggcctcgtgtcccGGCAaaaggcccagctcttaccccagcccatcgaagggcgcgtttggattctgcgagagagcatatccattgggaagacgccgattgggaaagagttctcttcacagatgagtctagattctgcctctaccattgtgatcgacgttcccttgtacaCAGACGTcaacatgaaagatatgctcagtgcaatttcctgaatactactggtttcgggggaggatcgattatggtatggggtggaatatctttgactgtctttgactgctcgcacagacctagtggtcgttgataatggagctgtgaatgctgataagtatataaggaacattcttgaagagcatgtagtgccatttgccccatacattggtgaaaatttcatttttatggacgataatgccagaccccatcgtgcgcgcatcgttcaggagtaccttgaagtcTCTccaatggaatggccagcaagaagtccagatctcaatccgattgagcaggtttggaacaacctcaatagaaggctgagaagttcagaaaatcatccagctactcttaatgacttaggaatccaactcggagaaatctgggaagaattagatcagaacattttaagattactcattttgagtatgaaccgtcgttgccgagctgtaattaacgcaaggtgtggaaataccaagtataaaatcacttatcagcatttcagtattttgaaaattgttcatttctcttctttcacataagattcggtgaaatcctgaatttttcttccatttaacgtgtcttgtttcgttcaaaaccttcccgagagaacataaaaaataagttataaagtcaatgttgagttaactttcattaaaattgagattttcagaatgtgcgttaatttttttgcgcagtgtactttttgaaaaaagagtgtaattcttttgaattttctaaaatctccaatatctcgaaaaccaaggcacttttactaaacgtaaactatatttttctgaactgccatagagtcctctaccggcaggctccatattatccattcattacgccacaccctgtatgtatattcAGGAATGACCCGCTAGGGTTGCACTTATTTTTCCTGTCCTGTGATGGGGCTTGTCCTGTTGGAAACAACTTCTGAATCTGGCAAAACACTCAGATACTCAATTTACTcgaagaaaatcattttttcggTTGAGGAAAATAtggatatttcaatgaaataatttttattgtctccTATATTTGTAGCACACTCACATAACACTAAATTTCTACTTGCTATTTGAATGAACAGATTGTGGGAGGGACTCTTTTTCTGCTTGTAACAAACTCACATAGATGGCACCTGTGTTCCCTAATTTTACATGTCGTGTAATAATGGATTTCTGACTGGTAGCTAATTCACAGGTTACATTTATGTTTCTTGATATTTAAATGAACAAAGTCAACGTGCTTTCAAAGTTGCACTTTTCTACTTTTAGAACAAActcacataagtgacacttgtgatcctcaattataaaatgaacagatttcacaTGCCCATCAAGTGCATGTTTCGCACTTGGAGCGTATTCACATCGTATGTGAATATTTGTGTTtcttgattttcaaatgaacacatTCGATGTGACTCTTGAGGTGCACTTTTCTACTTGAAACATACTCGCATAGGTGACACTTGtgatccttaattttcaaatgaacagatttcacgTGTCTATCAAGGCTCTGTTTTTCACTCGCGCCGTATTCGCATAAGTGACATTGGTGTTTCTTAAGATTCAAATGGAAACGGTCGATATGATTTTTGAGATAAATTTTTCTACTTGTAACATACTCACACAAGTGGCACCTCTGTTCCttaatttttaaatgaacagattttCTGTGTACTTCAAGGCCTTTTTTTCTACTAGCAGCAAATTCGCATAGATTACACCTGTGATctctaattttcaaatgaacagacttTACGTGTCCATCAAGTCTTTGTTTTACACTGGAGGCAAACTCGCATAAGTGACATCTGTGTTCCTTCGTGTTCAAATGAACAGATGTGATGTGTAGTTCAAGGGCACTTTTTCTACTCGCAGCATATTCACAGAAGTGACACCTGTGCTCCCTAATATttaaatgaacagatttcatGTGAATATTAAGGCTTTCCTTCAAATAGGCAGCATAATCACAAAGGTGACATTTGTGTCTCTTGATATCCAAATGAACAGCGTCGACATGCTTACGTAGATCCCATTTTCTATTTGTAAAATAGTTACATAACTGACACCTGTGTTCTAtaattttgaaatgaacagaCTTTAAGTGAATGTCAAGGGTTCTTTTCAAAGTTGCAGCGTATTCACAAAGGTgacatttatatattttaacATCTAAATGACAAAGCTTGAAATGTTTATGAAGATCCGTTTTTCTACTTGTAACAAActcacatagatgacacttgtgttccttaattttGCTTGTTGCGTCTGACCcttgatttattttttttggaaaagagGCAGGTGATTGATTTCCATCAAGTTCATTATCTGAGGGATTTGTGTAACTTTCTTCATTCTCTATTATATATTCTTCTCTATCATGAACTCCTTCATCTCTGAATTGTTCAGAAATGTCCACATTTTCTAATTTAACATCCCATTTCTTGTCATCATCAGTACTGACAGTATGATGGTACTTCTCTTCACCTTTAGGATAATCAACCAATTGATATTCAGGTAGTTCACACTGTTCCCAGTTAGTTAGTTTGGGGTTATTCAATGGATCTAATACTTGAGGCATTTCTGTGGTAAAATAGGCAGGTGATTGATATGCATCGACTTGTATAACTGAGGAATTTAAATTACTTTcctcattcttcattttataTTTCTCTCTAATATGAACTCCTTCTTCATCGATGGATTCTTGAAAAATGTTTACGATTCCTAATTTATCTTCTAACTTCACTCTGCAAGAAATCAGACATAAGGAATTTCAGATCGGCTCTGCTTACAAATTCGATACTTCTTTCCTAACAAGAAATCAGACTTTCCGCGCCAACTGAACCAAAGAGCAATCTTGGTTGAACTTACTTACAGCCTGttccataatcaaatttaaagtccctTTACTTTAAAAGCTTACTTGAATCCTACTAAAATGACATAAAAGGAAGCTTTGAGCTTAGTGTgatttcaaatttgattatgaaaatgatgaaaaaaatttaaacaaatgAAAGGTATTGAAATAATGATAAAATAAGTATGAATATACTCACTCATCGCAGGTAATTTGTACCTCTTTCTCAATATTAATACAACGCTCAACCTCCATAGTTTacaaattaataattaattattaatttcacCGTTGATTGACAATACTTCAATCCACG comes from the Coccinella septempunctata chromosome 2, icCocSept1.1, whole genome shotgun sequence genome and includes:
- the LOC123308773 gene encoding zinc finger protein 64-like, producing the protein MEVERCINIEKEVQITCDEVKLEDKLGIVNIFQESIDEEGVHIREKYKMKNEESNLNSSVIQVDAYQSPAYFTTEMPQVLDPLNNPKLTNWEQCELPEYQLVDYPKGEEKYHHTVSTDDDKKWDVKLENVDISEQFRDEGVHDREEYIIENEESYTNPSDNELDGNQSPASFPKKINQGSDATSKIKEHKCHLCEFVTSRKTDLHKHFKLCHLDVKIYKCHLCEYAATLKRTLDIHLKSVHFKIIEHRCQLCNYFTNRKWDLRKHVDAVHLDIKRHKCHLCDYAAYLKESLNIHMKSVHLNIREHRCHFCEYAASRKSALELHITSVHLNTKEHRCHLCEFASSVKQRLDGHVKSVHLKIRDHRCNLCEFAASRKKGLEVHRKSVHLKIKEQRCHLCEYVTSRKIYLKNHIDRFHLNLKKHQCHLCEYGASEKQSLDRHVKSVHLKIKDHKCHLCEYVSSRKVHLKSHIECVHLKIKKHKYSHTM